In Acidobacteriota bacterium, the genomic window CCAGGGCTTCGGCTACGACCTTCAATCCCTCCTCGACGTGCCCCGCTTCGCGATACACGTCGGCCATCGAGACCTGGTATCCGGTCCACGACATCTCAGCGCCCATGGCGGATAGCACCTGAAAATGCCGCCGCATCTCTTCGATTCCTTCTTCGAATCTTCCCTGTAACGCAATCGCCCAACCTCGATGAATCGCGGCATAAGCGAGGTTCAACGGAAAGCCGTATTCAGTCGAGATCGCCATCGCTTCCTCCGCAATCTCCTGAGCTCGGTGCGGCAATCGAAGTTCGAAGTAGAGCTGCGGGATTGTCAGCAACGCCGAAGCCGACGTAAACGGGTGTGCCTTACGCCGGGCTGTCTCGACGCATTTCTCCGTGAGGGTTGCCGCCTGATCCGGATATCCGGCTACCCACACCAGCCAGGCAAGACGCGATTGAGCGACCATCGCCGCATCATTGCCGTAGGCGTAAGCGTCGTCGAGAAACTGTTGTGGATCAGCGAGTGTCAGTAACCGTTCGTAGTTTTCACGCGCTTGCCGGTGGTCCCCCATGTAGTCTGACGTAAAGCCCCGGGCGAAGTGCGCGCGACTCAACAAGCGCGGCTGCTCCGCGATCTGGGCGAGTTTCATAAGACGGTCCGCCAGATCGCTCGCCGTTTGAAAGTCCGCTCGGATCACATAAACGGTCCAGAGCCCATACAGCACTCTGAACACCTTCGGGCTTTCACCAAACTGGTGACAGAGTTGCCGGGCCCGGCTGAAGGCGTGCTCGACTTCCGGCGCGGCAAACCCCTTTATCGGCGGAAGGGTGACGCCGAGTGTCATCTGACCGTCGAGTTCTCGCTGGTCGCGCTCCGGCCCTTCGGGCAGCTTGAGAATCAGGTCGACGCCGCGCCGCGACAAAGCGGCTGCCTCTTGATAGGCAAAGACGCTAAGGGCGTGTTTCGCGGCGCTCATGAAGTAGGCTGAAGCGCGATCGAAGTCCCGCGCCGATTCAAAGAGCAGCGCAAGTTCAGACGCCACCTCGGAGGCTTTTTTGTCACCGTAGAAGCTCAGCAGCGCCTGCGCAACCGCCGCGCTCAGCGACGCCTTGCGTGTGGGTTTCAGCGATCCATAAAGCGCATTCTGATAGAGAGCGTGTACGAAGCGATAGCGCAGCGTCAGCGTCCGATCCGGGAACTCTTGCTCGCCGGTGAGCTTCACAAACGCGTGTGTCCGCTCCAGGATCTCCAGCCGTTCCTCCACGTCGGCCGAATCGGCGCCGAGCGCTTTCGATAGGACCGCCGAGTCGAACTCGTAGCCTTGCACGCTGGCGCAGACCAGCAACTTGCGATCTTCCTCCTCCAGTTGGTCGAGCTTACGTTCGATCATGCTTCGAACCGACTCGGGTAAGTCATGGGCCAGATCGGGCGCCGATTGCGCCAGGATCCACTTGCCTTCTTGCTTCCTGATGACTCCCCGGTCGCGCAGATATCTCAGCAGATCGACCATGAACAACGGGCTGCCCTCGGTCTTTTCATATATCAGCTCGACGAACTCGCCCGGGAAATCGTGTCCGGGAAACTCGAGCGATAGAAAACTCCTGATGTGCTCCGAGTCGAGTAGTCCGAGAGGGATTTCGTGACAGAGCCCCCGGCCTTGCAGATCGAGCTTCACCAGCAGGAACGGATGTTTGCTTAGCAGCATCTCCGATGACCGATAGGTGATCAGAATCAGCAGCCGCATTCCGTCGAGCCTGGTTGCGATGTAGGCGAGCAGATCCACGGTTGAGAGATCGGCCCATTGAAGGTCGTCAAAGAAGAGAATC contains:
- a CDS encoding protein kinase; its protein translation is MITRTISHYRILEKLGAGGMGEVFLAEDLRLARKVALKFLPTALCSDEDRLRRFMLEARAASALNHPNIITVYDIGDDEAGRFIVMEYIEGRTLRAIVNQRASLSSLAAIGRQVSRALAVAHAAGIIHRDIKPENVMVRDDGYVKVLDFGLARLASPDGNISSAQTAFATSPGAFIGTAAYVSPEQARAEPLEVATDVFSLGIVLYELATTRHPFKADSVIGFLHAIVAEPVVSPSLLNPEIPASLDRLILQMLEKDWRNRPSAVEVEAALAQLDRSAELEEHVTSILPSSTILSVAAAPTTPRRLTVGREAERGRLQDGFAAAAAGHGSMICIAGEPGIGKTTLVEDFLAELTASGARSGIARGRCSERMAGAEAYLPFLEALESLLRGEGSGAGARLMAAIAPTWYIQVAPQLTESTSDRLNDEVRNATQQQMKRQLGSLFGELSQQRPLILFFDDLQWADLSTVDLLAYIATRLDGMRLLILITYRSSEMLLSKHPFLLVKLDLQGRGLCHEIPLGLLDSEHIRSFLSLEFPGHDFPGEFVELIYEKTEGSPLFMVDLLRYLRDRGVIRKQEGKWILAQSAPDLAHDLPESVRSMIERKLDQLEEEDRKLLVCASVQGYEFDSAVLSKALGADSADVEERLEILERTHAFVKLTGEQEFPDRTLTLRYRFVHALYQNALYGSLKPTRKASLSAAVAQALLSFYGDKKASEVASELALLFESARDFDRASAYFMSAAKHALSVFAYQEAAALSRRGVDLILKLPEGPERDQRELDGQMTLGVTLPPIKGFAAPEVEHAFSRARQLCHQFGESPKVFRVLYGLWTVYVIRADFQTASDLADRLMKLAQIAEQPRLLSRAHFARGFTSDYMGDHRQARENYERLLTLADPQQFLDDAYAYGNDAAMVAQSRLAWLVWVAGYPDQAATLTEKCVETARRKAHPFTSASALLTIPQLYFELRLPHRAQEIAEEAMAISTEYGFPLNLAYAAIHRGWAIALQGRFEEGIEEMRRHFQVLSAMGAEMSWTGYQVSMADVYREAGHVEEGLKVVAEALARADRTGERFFEAELYRAMGDLLVEFVDTGRQVDSTSPPNAENPGGDGAEASFLRAISIARERGAKSHELRATISLSRLMAKQGERGRAREILADLLSWFREGFDTSDLRTARALLSELEKTASAD